The proteins below come from a single Rosa rugosa chromosome 2, drRosRugo1.1, whole genome shotgun sequence genomic window:
- the LOC133734658 gene encoding ABC transporter G family member 7-like: MEKELSKVFEEVSKAADATKLCDGGAEYDIASAAGWDSRGCFEVGFHISYWVWLGYSCDYLVNFFVTGLCINEFRGLQFEHQHSFNIKDGEQALERISFGGSHIRETVVAQSRILLFWYCTTY; the protein is encoded by the exons ATGGAGAAGGAGTTGTCGAAGGTGTTTGAGGAGGTGTCGAAAGCGGCTGATGCTACAAAATTGTGTGACGGAGGCGCCGA GTATGATATCGCTTCTGCTGCTGGCTGGGATTCTAGGGGCTGCTTCGAAGTTGGATTTCATATCAGTTACT GGGTTTGGTTAGGGTACTCCTGTGACTATCTTGTGAATTTTTTTGTTACAG GGCTCTGCATCAACGAGTTTCGCGGTCTTCAATTTGAGCATCAACATTCTTTTAATATTAAAGATGGAGAACAG GCACTTGAACGCATCTCCTTTGGAGGAAGTCATATTAGGGAAACCGTGGTAGCTCAAAGTAGAATACTGTTGTTTTGGTATTGCACCACTTActga